The Mucilaginibacter rubeus genomic interval TGATTAACTGGATATCATATTGTGATTTTAAACGACGGCATTTTGCCCTGAACTCGAAGATGTTTAGTGCCGGGGTATCATCAATAATAAAAGTGGCTTTTTCAAGTCGGCCAATTTTAGAGTGGACCTGCTGCCATTCCCATTCTTCAAGTGTGCCTTTACGGATCTTTTCTTGCTCAATTTCGGCTTCACCGGCAATCAAACGATTAACCAACTGTACCGACGACATCTCGAGCGAGAACACAACCACTGGTTTATCAAAGTCAACCGCCGCGTTACGGGCGCAACTAAGTACGAAAGCCGTTTTACCCATCGCCGGACGTGCCGCGATGATCACCAAGTCTGATTTCTGCCACCCCGAGGTCATACGATCAAGGCCTGTAAAGCCGGATGCGACACCTGTTAAACCATCTTTCTTATCTTTTAGTGCTTCAATATCACGCAAGGCTTCATGTACAAGGTCGTCCATGTTACGGGCATCCCTGCGTAAGTTACTCTGCGCAATTTCAAACAGGTTTTTTTCCGCCATATCCAACAGGTCGAATACGTCGGCTGTATCCTCGTAAGCATTGTTGATCACTTCTGTAGAGATACGGATCAACTCCCGCTGGATGAATTTTTGAATGATGATACGTGAGTGAAACTCGATATTTGCTGCCGATGCAACACGGCTGGTAAGTTCGGTAATATAGTAGGCGCCGCCAACCATTTCAAGCTCGCCTAACCTGCGCAATTCGGCAGTAACGGTAAGGATATCTACCGGTTGTGTTTTTTCAAACAGGATTTTTATGGCAGAAAAGATCTTCTGGTGATTGGTCTGGTAAAAAACTTCTGGCTTTAAAACATCTATAACTGATGAAAGGGCATCTTTCTCCAGCATGAGCGCACCTAAAACAGCCTCCTCCAAATCCGTAGCCTGAGGCTGCAATTTGCCACCCCCAATAAATGGAGTTGGATTGGTGATCCGGCTACGGCGTTCAAATGTGTTCGGCTTGTTATACTGGTTGTTATTCTCAAAACTCATAAGGGTACAAAAATATACAAAAAATGTTTCGCCGGGCAAAGTAAACACCTAACATAGTGTATCGACATTTTAAAATAATCATACACAGGGTGATAATTTAAAGCTTTTTAATAAACACCCGGGTGTGGATAACTTTTTAAGAAAACTTGGATGGATTGATTTTCAGATATTTGAACCGATGTTAATAAAGTTTTGCGATGTTGATAGCATAAGTGGGTAAACGGCGATAAACCGAAAAGGGTTATCAGTTCAATAACGGCTTAATCAATTAATATAGCTACTTTTGCCAAAATTCAAATCATAAAATGGCATTTAATTCAAGGCCTCAGCGCGAAAGCAATCAAATGGTTTTTGGTATCAGGGCTGTAGTAGAAGCTATTCGTTCGGGTAAAGAGATCGAGGCATTATTTATACAAAGGGGTATTAGCGGAGGCTTGATCCAGGAGCTTAAAGAGCTGATGAACGAGTACCAGATAACCGCGCAACAGGTGCCGGTTGAAAAACTGAACCGCATTACCCAGAAAAACCACCAGGGAGTTATTGCTGTAATTTCGCCCATTGTTTATCAGAAGATCGAGAACATTATACCAGAGGTGTTTGAAAAGGGCGAAACGCCTTTAATTTTAGTTTTAGATAGCATTACCGATGTACGTAACATGGGCGCTATTGCCCGTACAGCCGAATGTGCTGGCGTACATGCCATAGTAATCCCTGCTAAAGGTTCTGCTCAGATTAATCCCGATGCCATTAAAACATCGGCAGGTGCGTTGTACAAAATTCCTGTTTGCAGGCATGATAATTTTATGCAGACCGTACGCTTTTTGCAGGAATCGGGCTTGCAGTTGGTTTGCTGTACCGAAAAAACACAGGATAATATTTACAAACCTGATTACACCGTACCAACGGCTATAATTATGGGGTCGGAAGAAGACGGTATCCGTAACGAGATCATACGCATTTCTGATCATCTGGCCAAGATCCCTATGTTTGGCGAAATTGAATCGTTGAACGTTTCGGTATCAACAGGGATTATTTTATACGAGGCGATAAGGCAGCGCACTGCGTAGGTGAGTAGTGGTTGGTTGGATTGGGTGAGTAGTTATCAATGCACCAATACCATTGAATATTGTTGTTGATTAGATGAACAAGAAGTAACTACTCTCCATTCACCTAATCAACAACTCACTAAATACTAAATATACTTAGCACCAAATTTACTTTTTACATCTGCGACAACCTGCTTGATGTTTTGCTCCTGGTTGCGCGGGCAAATGAGCAGGGAGTTATTTGATTCTACTACGATAAAGTCGTGCAGACCTTGTAGTATCACCAATTTCTCGCCCGGTACGTTTACCATGCAGTTTGATGAATCGTACATGATCACTTTTTCGGCCGGGATCACGGCGTTCCCTACATAATCTTTTTCGGCAAGGTCATAAATAGAAGCCCAGGTACCCAGATCGCTCCATCCAAAATCCGAAGGTAACACGTACACATTATCGGCTTTTTCCATGATGCCGTAGTCTATCGAGATGTTAACGCATTGCTGATATGCTTTGTGCACATAAGGTTTTTCATCGTCTGAGTTATAAACCGGTCTGGCATCCGCAAAAATCTCGTGCATTTCGGGCAGGTGCTGGCCAAAGGCTTTCACAATAGCTTTTGCCGACCAAACGAAAATACCGGCGTTCCATAAAAAGTCGCCGCTTTGAATGAAGGTTTTGGCTATCTCAAGGGTTGGCTTCTCGGTAAAGGTTTTTACTTTATGAAACTCATCATTGATAACATTGTCGGTATATTGGATGTACCCGTAACCGGTATCGGGCCTTGATGGTTTAATACCAAGGGTTATCAGGTAATCATTTGAAGCTGCTGTTTGTAATGATTTTTCAATAGCTGATACAAAGGCGTCTTCGTCGAGGATCTGCTGATCAGAAGGGGCCACAACAATGGCTGCGTCAGGATTAAGGCTTTCAATTTTAAAACAACCGTACGCAACGCAGGGTGCAGTGTTACGCATTACAGGTTCTGTAAGGATCTGCTGATCCTCCAAATCCGGTAGCTGGTGTTTTACAAGCTTAGTATAGTTTTCGTTAGTAACGATATAAATATTTTCTTTAGGACATACTTTCAGGAATCGTTCGTAGGTATTTTGTATTAAAGTTTTACCGGTACCAAGTATATCGATAAACTGTTTAGGGTGCGATGTACGACTTATCGGCCAAAAGCGGCTTCCAATCCCTCCAGCCATAATTATCGCATAATAGTTTTTATTCATGAGAAAGTAAAGAATTTAAATTTGGTATATCGACCGTAAAAATGTGTATTAATTTGTTAATTATCCATTAAGTGTTGCTAAATAATTTAACAGCATAGTTAAACGCCAATTTGACTGATATTTTAAATGAGCAATCAAAGAAATTGTTTTTCATTTAATCATCATTTTTACACAAAATTTAAAAGTAAATCCATCGTTTATTTAGAAAATTTTGTTACTTTAAACTTTTAAATACAATTTAAGAATTTGTTAAAATAATGATAGAAACAAAGAAATCGCTATTTGACAATCTCCAGAATTTTTTCGGGTTTGATAATTTTAAGGGAGAACAGGAAGCGATAATAACCAACATCCTGGCCGGCAATGACACATTTGTTATCATGCCTACCGGTGGAGGCAAATCGATGTGTTATCAGTTACCAGCCTTGATGAGCGATGGCACCGCCATCGTAATTTCACCACTGATAGCCTTGATGAAAAATCAGGTAGATCAGCTCAGGGCGTTTGGAGGATCAGATAGTATAGCCCACTTTTTAAACTCATCACTTACAAAATCAGAAATAGCCAGGGTTAAGGAAGATGTACTTGCCGGTAAAACCAAACTGCTGTACGTTGCACCTGAATCATTAACCAAGCAAGAGAATATCGATTTCTTACGTCTGAACCACGTATCATTTGTTGCTGTGGATGAGGCTCACTGTATTTCGGAATGGGGCCATGATTTCCGGCCCGAGTACCGTAAAATACGTCAGGTAATCAGTAATATAGGCGAAAATATACCTATCATTGCTTTAACAGCTACAGCTACTCCAAAAGTTCAGCAGGATATTCAGAAAAACCTGCAAATGAACAATGCTACTGTATTTAAATCATCTTTTAACCGTGGTAACCTCTTTTACGAAGTAAGGGCTAAGCGCAACGTTATAAAAGAGATTGTAAAATTTGTTAAGCAAAATCAGGGAAAATCTGGTATAGTGTATTGCCTTAGCCGTAAAAAAGTGGAGGAAGTGGCTGAGGTGCTCAATCTTAATGGCGTGAAGGCCCTGCCATATCATGCCGGGCTTGATCCTAAAGTACGTGCCGATACTCAAGATAAATTCCTGATGGAAGATGTTGACGTTATTGTTGCTACTATCGCCTTCGGTATGGGTATCGACAAACCCGATGTTCGTTACGTAATACACCACGATGTACCTAAGAGTATGGAAGGGTATTACCAGGAAACCGGAAGGGCTGGGCGCGACGGAGGCGAAGGTGTTTGCGTTGCCTTTTATTCAGAAAAAGATATTGATAAACTTCAGAAATTCATGAAGGATAAACCTGTTTCAGAACGCGAAATAGGTACCCAGATACTTAAAGAGGTTATTGATTACTGTGAATCTTCAGTTTGTCGCCGTAAGCAATTGCTTCATTATTTTGGTGAAAACTTTAATGAGGCGGGCTGTAACAATATGTGCGATAACTGCTGCACGCACAAAGATCATTTTGATGCTGAAGAACACCTGCACAGGGCACTAAGCCTGATCAGGCACATAGGCGAGAAGTTTGATGATCACCACATCATCAGCATATTGATGGGCGAAGAAAACGCGCAGATCAAAAATTATGAGCATGATCAGCTGGATTATTATGGCGCTGGTAAAGAGCAGGGTAAAAACCTTTGGAACTCGCTTTTAAGGCAGGCTTTGCTCAATAACTATATTTCAAAAGATATTGACCAATATGGGCTGTTGAGGCTTACCAAAAGCGGGAATGCCTTTATCGACAATCCGCACAGCATCCGTTTTGTTTTGAACAAGCTTATGGAAGCTACCGATGACGATAGCGACGATGATGGGCCGAAACAAAGTGGAGGTGCGCTTGATACGCAGTTGCTACAAATGCTTAAAGAGCTGCGTAAAAAGCTGGCCAAACAAAAAGGATTGCCTCCGTTTGTAATATTCCAGGATCCGTCTTTGGAAGAGATGTGTACCCATTATCCTATCAACACAGAAGAACTGAAACAGATTTCGGGTGTTGGTGCAGGTAAGGCTTTGAAATTCGGTAAACCTTTTACCGATCTGATTCAGAAATATGTAGAGGATAATGATATTGATCGCCCAATTGATATGGTG includes:
- the recQ gene encoding DNA helicase RecQ → METKKSLFDNLQNFFGFDNFKGEQEAIITNILAGNDTFVIMPTGGGKSMCYQLPALMSDGTAIVISPLIALMKNQVDQLRAFGGSDSIAHFLNSSLTKSEIARVKEDVLAGKTKLLYVAPESLTKQENIDFLRLNHVSFVAVDEAHCISEWGHDFRPEYRKIRQVISNIGENIPIIALTATATPKVQQDIQKNLQMNNATVFKSSFNRGNLFYEVRAKRNVIKEIVKFVKQNQGKSGIVYCLSRKKVEEVAEVLNLNGVKALPYHAGLDPKVRADTQDKFLMEDVDVIVATIAFGMGIDKPDVRYVIHHDVPKSMEGYYQETGRAGRDGGEGVCVAFYSEKDIDKLQKFMKDKPVSEREIGTQILKEVIDYCESSVCRRKQLLHYFGENFNEAGCNNMCDNCCTHKDHFDAEEHLHRALSLIRHIGEKFDDHHIISILMGEENAQIKNYEHDQLDYYGAGKEQGKNLWNSLLRQALLNNYISKDIDQYGLLRLTKSGNAFIDNPHSIRFVLNKLMEATDDDSDDDGPKQSGGALDTQLLQMLKELRKKLAKQKGLPPFVIFQDPSLEEMCTHYPINTEELKQISGVGAGKALKFGKPFTDLIQKYVEDNDIDRPIDMVIKSAANKSALKVFIIQNIDRHLNLDDIAASKGLTYEEILKEVETIVNSGTKLNLNYYIDEVIDEDKQEEVFDYFRTAEADSIDEALAELGSDDYTREEVQLMRIKFMSELGN
- the dnaB gene encoding replicative DNA helicase, whose protein sequence is MSFENNNQYNKPNTFERRSRITNPTPFIGGGKLQPQATDLEEAVLGALMLEKDALSSVIDVLKPEVFYQTNHQKIFSAIKILFEKTQPVDILTVTAELRRLGELEMVGGAYYITELTSRVASAANIEFHSRIIIQKFIQRELIRISTEVINNAYEDTADVFDLLDMAEKNLFEIAQSNLRRDARNMDDLVHEALRDIEALKDKKDGLTGVASGFTGLDRMTSGWQKSDLVIIAARPAMGKTAFVLSCARNAAVDFDKPVVVFSLEMSSVQLVNRLIAGEAEIEQEKIRKGTLEEWEWQQVHSKIGRLEKATFIIDDTPALNIFEFRAKCRRLKSQYDIQLIIIDYLQLMHGKAEGKGGGGNREQEISSISRALKSVAKELSVPVIALSQLSRAVESRPGNSKRPMLSDLRESGAIEQDADMVLFLYRPEYYGLTEDEDGNPTQGVGEVIIAKHRNGETGTVRLKFVGKYVKFANLEEGIDGFPPPAGNAFAGLAPSQDFEKQSNFIIRPSRMDDMDDEPPF
- a CDS encoding mannose-1-phosphate guanylyltransferase — its product is MNKNYYAIIMAGGIGSRFWPISRTSHPKQFIDILGTGKTLIQNTYERFLKVCPKENIYIVTNENYTKLVKHQLPDLEDQQILTEPVMRNTAPCVAYGCFKIESLNPDAAIVVAPSDQQILDEDAFVSAIEKSLQTAASNDYLITLGIKPSRPDTGYGYIQYTDNVINDEFHKVKTFTEKPTLEIAKTFIQSGDFLWNAGIFVWSAKAIVKAFGQHLPEMHEIFADARPVYNSDDEKPYVHKAYQQCVNISIDYGIMEKADNVYVLPSDFGWSDLGTWASIYDLAEKDYVGNAVIPAEKVIMYDSSNCMVNVPGEKLVILQGLHDFIVVESNNSLLICPRNQEQNIKQVVADVKSKFGAKYI
- the rlmB gene encoding 23S rRNA (guanosine(2251)-2'-O)-methyltransferase RlmB — encoded protein: MAFNSRPQRESNQMVFGIRAVVEAIRSGKEIEALFIQRGISGGLIQELKELMNEYQITAQQVPVEKLNRITQKNHQGVIAVISPIVYQKIENIIPEVFEKGETPLILVLDSITDVRNMGAIARTAECAGVHAIVIPAKGSAQINPDAIKTSAGALYKIPVCRHDNFMQTVRFLQESGLQLVCCTEKTQDNIYKPDYTVPTAIIMGSEEDGIRNEIIRISDHLAKIPMFGEIESLNVSVSTGIILYEAIRQRTA